The DNA region TCAACGCTTTGCTCTGCGGGTCTTCCTGATTGAAATTGGCCTTGAGCACGCTTTGAGCTTCGGCAACGGCCTTGGCGTAAACCTGCGGCTCACCGTTGAGCGCCGCCCATTGCGCCTGCTCCAGCGCAAGGCTCAGGGCCAGGCGCACTTGCGACAGGGTCTGACCTGCCAGCACCGGGCGGATGTCCTTGTCGGCGTTGAAGTCGATACGGAAGTAATGGGAGATCTGATCCCACCAGCGCGACCACTGACTGTTTTCAGTCTTGTCTTCGGTCAGGCCCAATAGCGACTGACCCTTGTCTTCGTACTCGGGGGCCAGTGTGTTGAGCTGGACGGCCTGCTCGCGCAGCGCGGCCAGTTGCAGGAACAGACCGGTACGATCCGGCTGCTCGACGCTGCGCAGGGCTGCCAGGCTCTTGGCCAGTTGCTCGCGTGCGGCGAAAGACCCCGGATCGTCCTGCTCGCGCAGAATTTCATCGGCACCCTGAACCAGCGCCTGGGCGCTGTTGATGTCCTGCAGCGCTGACAGGCGCAGGCTGGCAAGACGCAGCAAATGTTCGGCCTCGGCCAGACGCCAGTCCTTGCGGCTGGCGCCCAGCACGGTTTCAAGACGCTGGCTCAGGCGTTGCTGGTCGCCCTGCAACTGCGCTACCAGACGCCGGCTGTCTTCCAGTTGGTCGGCAGGCGGAAGTTGCGCAAGACGTGCGTTCAGTTGCTGGTCGTTCTGAGCCAGCACCAGCGTCTGTTCGGCGATGTCTTGCACCTGTCCGCGCTGTTGCTGGTGGCCGGCCTGTAGCATGCGCAGTTGCCAGACTCCCCAGCCTGCCACGGCGACGCCGGCGATGCCGAGCAGCAATGCAAGGATCACCAGGCTACTGCTGCGGTTGCCGGTACGCTCGACGCGCACGGGGTCGGGCGTGGAATTCGACGTTTTCAAGACCGATTCTTCGTCTTTAGGCAAGGCTGTTTCGCTCACGTATCCCATCCTTTGCATATTGGCGTAATAGCGTAAACGACAGGTGTCGATTAATACGCCTTCACGGCAGGCTGAGGCTGATTCCGCAACGCTGCCAGCAATGCCGCGGCGCTGGCGCCACGGCAATCAATAACGGTTCGGGCACCGGCTGCTCGCGCAATGTCGGCAACCCTGGGGCTCGGTACAAATAACGGCAAACCGGCCAGATCCGGCCATGAGTCACCTGCCATTTGCAGTAAATGTTCAAAACCCTGCCCACTGCTGACCACCAGCCCGTTCAAGCGTTCCAACGTCACGCGTTGCAGCAGGGTGTCAGCAGCGTACTGCGGCAGGTAACGCCGGTACAACGGCAGGTACTCGACATCTGCTCCCTGCTTGCGCAATTGCTCGGCCAACAGTTCGCGTCCCTCGTCACCACGCATGATCAACACCCGGCTTCCGGGCGTGGCAATCGCCTGCTTCAGGCGCGGCAGTTCGAGCAAGGCCTCGCTGTCGTCACCCTGTTCCGGCCAGCTTGTGTCCAGGCCGTAATCGAGCAGTATCTGTCCGGTAGCTGAACCCACACTGAACCAGGGTTGCATGGGTGGCTGCGGCCACACTTCATCGATCAGTTCGATGGCCAGACGCGCCGCCGGCTTGCTG from Pseudomonas syringae includes:
- a CDS encoding uroporphyrinogen-III synthase; the encoded protein is MNGWRLLLTRPAEESAALARLLADAGIFSNCLPLLETEPLPLTPAQRSIIFELLNYCAVIVVSKPAARLAIELIDEVWPQPPMQPWFSVGSATGQILLDYGLDTSWPEQGDDSEALLELPRLKQAIATPGSRVLIMRGDEGRELLAEQLRKQGADVEYLPLYRRYLPQYAADTLLQRVTLERLNGLVVSSGQGFEHLLQMAGDSWPDLAGLPLFVPSPRVADIARAAGARTVIDCRGASAAALLAALRNQPQPAVKAY
- a CDS encoding uroporphyrinogen-III C-methyltransferase; the encoded protein is MSETALPKDEESVLKTSNSTPDPVRVERTGNRSSSLVILALLLGIAGVAVAGWGVWQLRMLQAGHQQQRGQVQDIAEQTLVLAQNDQQLNARLAQLPPADQLEDSRRLVAQLQGDQQRLSQRLETVLGASRKDWRLAEAEHLLRLASLRLSALQDINSAQALVQGADEILREQDDPGSFAAREQLAKSLAALRSVEQPDRTGLFLQLAALREQAVQLNTLAPEYEDKGQSLLGLTEDKTENSQWSRWWDQISHYFRIDFNADKDIRPVLAGQTLSQVRLALSLALEQAQWAALNGEPQVYAKAVAEAQSVLKANFNQEDPQSKALSLGLDDVANKPVSVKTPDLAPTLSAVQAYLERRHAVSQPAEAQQGTSR